A part of Solenopsis invicta isolate M01_SB chromosome 2, UNIL_Sinv_3.0, whole genome shotgun sequence genomic DNA contains:
- the LOC105198993 gene encoding protein kinase C and casein kinase substrate in neurons protein 2 isoform X2 — MSHHSDDNMLIATSDSFWEPGNYKRTTRRIEDGHKLCDSLIALVQERAEIEKNYAKALKNWSKNWNDKIEKGPEYGTTEAAWKGVLVESDRLCDLHLRVKENLCNDIVQQVKTWQKDTYHKSMMTLKERKEMEDSFKKAQKPWAKLLQKVEKAKSEYHNSCKTERTATNMERNASADSSLSPDQTARGPDVKKMQDRVQKTKEEVLKAKEKYEAALQEINQYNPKYMEDMTQVFEKCQEMEAQRLQFFKEVLFGIHKCLNVSQDPVLPQIYEEFYHTINNADHEKDLKWWSNNHGVNMAMNWPQFEDYTEEFREITKGSKLKEALPAGSITLINQRPVGEDLHELPPVNNKSKSKSAGRVISVDGNHGDSKTDTISSNKQSPEKNETDNVSRTPTITNGTNAKQESNPFEEEEWDEDGGEPLVDNGEPGVPVRALYDYEGAEADELSFKQGDVFEKLEDEDEQGWCKGRKDGKVGLYPANYVGLVSP, encoded by the exons ATGTCACATCACAGCGACGACAACATGCTGATAGCAACATCGGACTCCTTCTGGGAGCCGGGTAACTACAAGCGAACGACGAGAAGGATCGAGGACGGTCACAAGCTCTGCGACAGTCTGATAGCCCTAGTCCAGGAACGGGCGGAGATAGAGAAGAACTACGCCAAGGCGCTCAAAAACTGGTCTAAGAATTGGAACGACAAGATCGAGAAGGGACCCGAGTATGGCACAACCGAGGCGGCGTGGAAGGGCGTCCTAGTAGAGTCCGACAGGCTCTGCGATCTTCATCTCAGGGTCAAAGAGAACCTCTGCAACGACATAGTTCAGCAAGTCAAGACGTGGCAGAAGGATACGTATCACAAG TCGATGATGACCCTGAAGGAGCGCAAGGAAATGGAGGACTCGTTTAAGAAGGCACAGAAACCATGGGCGAAACTTCTGCAGAAGGTCGAGAAGGCGAAGTCGGAGTATCACAACAGCTGTAAGACCGAGCGGACCGCGACGAACATGGAGAGGAACGCCTCGGCGGATAGTTCTCTTTCGCCGGATCAG ACGGCCCGAGGCCCTGAC GTAAAGAAAATGCAGGACCGAGTGCAAAAAACGAAGGAGGAGGTGCTAAAGGCGAAGGAGAAGTACGAGGCGGCCCTTCAAGAAATCAATCAGTACAATCCAAAGTACATGGAGGACATGACGCAGGTGTTCGAGAAGTGCCAGGAGATGGAGGCGCAGCGACTACAGTTCTTCAAAGAGGTTCTCTTCGGTATTCACAAGTGTCTGAACGTATCGCAGGACCCAGT GCTTCCACAAATATACGAGGAATTCTATCACACGATAAATAACGCCGACCACGAAAAAGACCTCAAATGGTGGTCTAATAACCACGGCGTCAATATGGCTATGAATTGGCCGCAGTTCGAA GACTACACAGAGGAGTTCCGCGAGATCACGAAGGGCTCGAAGTTGAAGGAAGCGCTCCCGGCAGGCTCCATCACTCTCATCAATCAACGCCCAGTCGGCGAGGATCTGCAT GAACTTCCACcggttaataataaatcaaaatctaAATCCGCCGGCCGAGTGATATCAGTGGACGGAAATCACGGAGATAGCAAAACGGACACCATAAGCTCCAACAAGCAGTCCCCGGAGAAAAACGAGACCGACAACGTCAGCAGGACTCCGACTATCAC TAACGGCACCAACGCCAAACAAGAGTCAAACCCGTTCGAAGAGGAGGAATGGGACGAGGACGGTGGTGAACCGTTGGTCGACAATGGGGAACCCGGTGTTCCCGTGCGAGCCTTGTACGATTACGAGGGAGCCGAAGCGGACGAGCTCAGTTTCAAGCAAG GAGACGTATTCGAGAAACTGGAAGACGAAGACGAACAAGGATGGTGTAAAGGAAGGAAGGACGGCAAAGTAGGCCTCTATCCGGCGAATTATGTAGGCTTGGTGTCGCCATAG
- the LOC105198993 gene encoding protein kinase C and casein kinase substrate in neurons protein 1 isoform X4 gives MSHHSDDNMLIATSDSFWEPGNYKRTTRRIEDGHKLCDSLIALVQERAEIEKNYAKALKNWSKNWNDKIEKGPEYGTTEAAWKGVLVESDRLCDLHLRVKENLCNDIVQQVKTWQKDTYHKSMMTLKERKEMEDSFKKAQKPWAKLLQKVEKAKSEYHNSCKTERTATNMERNASADSSLSPDQMTDCGCGAWSLRIPKNLRNNKIGDVQFVKKMQDRVQKTKEEVLKAKEKYEAALQEINQYNPKYMEDMTQVFEKCQEMEAQRLQFFKEVLFGIHKCLNVSQDPVLPQIYEEFYHTINNADHEKDLKWWSNNHGVNMAMNWPQFEELPPVNNKSKSKSAGRVISVDGNHGDSKTDTISSNKQSPEKNETDNVSRTPTITNGTNAKQESNPFEEEEWDEDGGEPLVDNGEPGVPVRALYDYEGAEADELSFKQGDVFEKLEDEDEQGWCKGRKDGKVGLYPANYVGLVSP, from the exons ATGTCACATCACAGCGACGACAACATGCTGATAGCAACATCGGACTCCTTCTGGGAGCCGGGTAACTACAAGCGAACGACGAGAAGGATCGAGGACGGTCACAAGCTCTGCGACAGTCTGATAGCCCTAGTCCAGGAACGGGCGGAGATAGAGAAGAACTACGCCAAGGCGCTCAAAAACTGGTCTAAGAATTGGAACGACAAGATCGAGAAGGGACCCGAGTATGGCACAACCGAGGCGGCGTGGAAGGGCGTCCTAGTAGAGTCCGACAGGCTCTGCGATCTTCATCTCAGGGTCAAAGAGAACCTCTGCAACGACATAGTTCAGCAAGTCAAGACGTGGCAGAAGGATACGTATCACAAG TCGATGATGACCCTGAAGGAGCGCAAGGAAATGGAGGACTCGTTTAAGAAGGCACAGAAACCATGGGCGAAACTTCTGCAGAAGGTCGAGAAGGCGAAGTCGGAGTATCACAACAGCTGTAAGACCGAGCGGACCGCGACGAACATGGAGAGGAACGCCTCGGCGGATAGTTCTCTTTCGCCGGATCAG ATGACAGATTGTGGATGTGGTGCATGGAGCCTCAGAATACCAAAAAACCTTAGGAATAATAAAATAGGCGACGTTCAGTTT GTAAAGAAAATGCAGGACCGAGTGCAAAAAACGAAGGAGGAGGTGCTAAAGGCGAAGGAGAAGTACGAGGCGGCCCTTCAAGAAATCAATCAGTACAATCCAAAGTACATGGAGGACATGACGCAGGTGTTCGAGAAGTGCCAGGAGATGGAGGCGCAGCGACTACAGTTCTTCAAAGAGGTTCTCTTCGGTATTCACAAGTGTCTGAACGTATCGCAGGACCCAGT GCTTCCACAAATATACGAGGAATTCTATCACACGATAAATAACGCCGACCACGAAAAAGACCTCAAATGGTGGTCTAATAACCACGGCGTCAATATGGCTATGAATTGGCCGCAGTTCGAA GAACTTCCACcggttaataataaatcaaaatctaAATCCGCCGGCCGAGTGATATCAGTGGACGGAAATCACGGAGATAGCAAAACGGACACCATAAGCTCCAACAAGCAGTCCCCGGAGAAAAACGAGACCGACAACGTCAGCAGGACTCCGACTATCAC TAACGGCACCAACGCCAAACAAGAGTCAAACCCGTTCGAAGAGGAGGAATGGGACGAGGACGGTGGTGAACCGTTGGTCGACAATGGGGAACCCGGTGTTCCCGTGCGAGCCTTGTACGATTACGAGGGAGCCGAAGCGGACGAGCTCAGTTTCAAGCAAG GAGACGTATTCGAGAAACTGGAAGACGAAGACGAACAAGGATGGTGTAAAGGAAGGAAGGACGGCAAAGTAGGCCTCTATCCGGCGAATTATGTAGGCTTGGTGTCGCCATAG
- the LOC105198993 gene encoding protein kinase C and casein kinase substrate in neurons protein 2 isoform X5, which translates to MMTLKERKEMEDSFKKAQKPWAKLLQKVEKAKSEYHNSCKTERTATNMERNASADSSLSPDQMTDCGCGAWSLRIPKNLRNNKIGDVQFVKKMQDRVQKTKEEVLKAKEKYEAALQEINQYNPKYMEDMTQVFEKCQEMEAQRLQFFKEVLFGIHKCLNVSQDPVLPQIYEEFYHTINNADHEKDLKWWSNNHGVNMAMNWPQFEDYTEEFREITKGSKLKEALPAGSITLINQRPVGEDLHELPPVNNKSKSKSAGRVISVDGNHGDSKTDTISSNKQSPEKNETDNVSRTPTITNGTNAKQESNPFEEEEWDEDGGEPLVDNGEPGVPVRALYDYEGAEADELSFKQGDVFEKLEDEDEQGWCKGRKDGKVGLYPANYVGLVSP; encoded by the exons ATGATGACCCTGAAGGAGCGCAAGGAAATGGAGGACTCGTTTAAGAAGGCACAGAAACCATGGGCGAAACTTCTGCAGAAGGTCGAGAAGGCGAAGTCGGAGTATCACAACAGCTGTAAGACCGAGCGGACCGCGACGAACATGGAGAGGAACGCCTCGGCGGATAGTTCTCTTTCGCCGGATCAG ATGACAGATTGTGGATGTGGTGCATGGAGCCTCAGAATACCAAAAAACCTTAGGAATAATAAAATAGGCGACGTTCAGTTT GTAAAGAAAATGCAGGACCGAGTGCAAAAAACGAAGGAGGAGGTGCTAAAGGCGAAGGAGAAGTACGAGGCGGCCCTTCAAGAAATCAATCAGTACAATCCAAAGTACATGGAGGACATGACGCAGGTGTTCGAGAAGTGCCAGGAGATGGAGGCGCAGCGACTACAGTTCTTCAAAGAGGTTCTCTTCGGTATTCACAAGTGTCTGAACGTATCGCAGGACCCAGT GCTTCCACAAATATACGAGGAATTCTATCACACGATAAATAACGCCGACCACGAAAAAGACCTCAAATGGTGGTCTAATAACCACGGCGTCAATATGGCTATGAATTGGCCGCAGTTCGAA GACTACACAGAGGAGTTCCGCGAGATCACGAAGGGCTCGAAGTTGAAGGAAGCGCTCCCGGCAGGCTCCATCACTCTCATCAATCAACGCCCAGTCGGCGAGGATCTGCAT GAACTTCCACcggttaataataaatcaaaatctaAATCCGCCGGCCGAGTGATATCAGTGGACGGAAATCACGGAGATAGCAAAACGGACACCATAAGCTCCAACAAGCAGTCCCCGGAGAAAAACGAGACCGACAACGTCAGCAGGACTCCGACTATCAC TAACGGCACCAACGCCAAACAAGAGTCAAACCCGTTCGAAGAGGAGGAATGGGACGAGGACGGTGGTGAACCGTTGGTCGACAATGGGGAACCCGGTGTTCCCGTGCGAGCCTTGTACGATTACGAGGGAGCCGAAGCGGACGAGCTCAGTTTCAAGCAAG GAGACGTATTCGAGAAACTGGAAGACGAAGACGAACAAGGATGGTGTAAAGGAAGGAAGGACGGCAAAGTAGGCCTCTATCCGGCGAATTATGTAGGCTTGGTGTCGCCATAG
- the LOC105198993 gene encoding protein kinase C and casein kinase substrate in neurons protein 2 isoform X3 produces MSHHSDDNMLIATSDSFWEPGNYKRTTRRIEDGHKLCDSLIALVQERAEIEKNYAKALKNWSKNWNDKIEKGPEYGTTEAAWKGVLVESDRLCDLHLRVKENLCNDIVQQVKTWQKDTYHKSMMTLKERKEMEDSFKKAQKPWAKLLQKVEKAKSEYHNSCKTERTATNMERNASADSSLSPDQVKKMQDRVQKTKEEVLKAKEKYEAALQEINQYNPKYMEDMTQVFEKCQEMEAQRLQFFKEVLFGIHKCLNVSQDPVLPQIYEEFYHTINNADHEKDLKWWSNNHGVNMAMNWPQFEDYTEEFREITKGSKLKEALPAGSITLINQRPVGEDLHELPPVNNKSKSKSAGRVISVDGNHGDSKTDTISSNKQSPEKNETDNVSRTPTITNGTNAKQESNPFEEEEWDEDGGEPLVDNGEPGVPVRALYDYEGAEADELSFKQGDVFEKLEDEDEQGWCKGRKDGKVGLYPANYVGLVSP; encoded by the exons ATGTCACATCACAGCGACGACAACATGCTGATAGCAACATCGGACTCCTTCTGGGAGCCGGGTAACTACAAGCGAACGACGAGAAGGATCGAGGACGGTCACAAGCTCTGCGACAGTCTGATAGCCCTAGTCCAGGAACGGGCGGAGATAGAGAAGAACTACGCCAAGGCGCTCAAAAACTGGTCTAAGAATTGGAACGACAAGATCGAGAAGGGACCCGAGTATGGCACAACCGAGGCGGCGTGGAAGGGCGTCCTAGTAGAGTCCGACAGGCTCTGCGATCTTCATCTCAGGGTCAAAGAGAACCTCTGCAACGACATAGTTCAGCAAGTCAAGACGTGGCAGAAGGATACGTATCACAAG TCGATGATGACCCTGAAGGAGCGCAAGGAAATGGAGGACTCGTTTAAGAAGGCACAGAAACCATGGGCGAAACTTCTGCAGAAGGTCGAGAAGGCGAAGTCGGAGTATCACAACAGCTGTAAGACCGAGCGGACCGCGACGAACATGGAGAGGAACGCCTCGGCGGATAGTTCTCTTTCGCCGGATCAG GTAAAGAAAATGCAGGACCGAGTGCAAAAAACGAAGGAGGAGGTGCTAAAGGCGAAGGAGAAGTACGAGGCGGCCCTTCAAGAAATCAATCAGTACAATCCAAAGTACATGGAGGACATGACGCAGGTGTTCGAGAAGTGCCAGGAGATGGAGGCGCAGCGACTACAGTTCTTCAAAGAGGTTCTCTTCGGTATTCACAAGTGTCTGAACGTATCGCAGGACCCAGT GCTTCCACAAATATACGAGGAATTCTATCACACGATAAATAACGCCGACCACGAAAAAGACCTCAAATGGTGGTCTAATAACCACGGCGTCAATATGGCTATGAATTGGCCGCAGTTCGAA GACTACACAGAGGAGTTCCGCGAGATCACGAAGGGCTCGAAGTTGAAGGAAGCGCTCCCGGCAGGCTCCATCACTCTCATCAATCAACGCCCAGTCGGCGAGGATCTGCAT GAACTTCCACcggttaataataaatcaaaatctaAATCCGCCGGCCGAGTGATATCAGTGGACGGAAATCACGGAGATAGCAAAACGGACACCATAAGCTCCAACAAGCAGTCCCCGGAGAAAAACGAGACCGACAACGTCAGCAGGACTCCGACTATCAC TAACGGCACCAACGCCAAACAAGAGTCAAACCCGTTCGAAGAGGAGGAATGGGACGAGGACGGTGGTGAACCGTTGGTCGACAATGGGGAACCCGGTGTTCCCGTGCGAGCCTTGTACGATTACGAGGGAGCCGAAGCGGACGAGCTCAGTTTCAAGCAAG GAGACGTATTCGAGAAACTGGAAGACGAAGACGAACAAGGATGGTGTAAAGGAAGGAAGGACGGCAAAGTAGGCCTCTATCCGGCGAATTATGTAGGCTTGGTGTCGCCATAG
- the LOC105198993 gene encoding protein kinase C and casein kinase substrate in neurons protein 2 isoform X1 — translation MSHHSDDNMLIATSDSFWEPGNYKRTTRRIEDGHKLCDSLIALVQERAEIEKNYAKALKNWSKNWNDKIEKGPEYGTTEAAWKGVLVESDRLCDLHLRVKENLCNDIVQQVKTWQKDTYHKSMMTLKERKEMEDSFKKAQKPWAKLLQKVEKAKSEYHNSCKTERTATNMERNASADSSLSPDQMTDCGCGAWSLRIPKNLRNNKIGDVQFVKKMQDRVQKTKEEVLKAKEKYEAALQEINQYNPKYMEDMTQVFEKCQEMEAQRLQFFKEVLFGIHKCLNVSQDPVLPQIYEEFYHTINNADHEKDLKWWSNNHGVNMAMNWPQFEDYTEEFREITKGSKLKEALPAGSITLINQRPVGEDLHELPPVNNKSKSKSAGRVISVDGNHGDSKTDTISSNKQSPEKNETDNVSRTPTITNGTNAKQESNPFEEEEWDEDGGEPLVDNGEPGVPVRALYDYEGAEADELSFKQGDVFEKLEDEDEQGWCKGRKDGKVGLYPANYVGLVSP, via the exons ATGTCACATCACAGCGACGACAACATGCTGATAGCAACATCGGACTCCTTCTGGGAGCCGGGTAACTACAAGCGAACGACGAGAAGGATCGAGGACGGTCACAAGCTCTGCGACAGTCTGATAGCCCTAGTCCAGGAACGGGCGGAGATAGAGAAGAACTACGCCAAGGCGCTCAAAAACTGGTCTAAGAATTGGAACGACAAGATCGAGAAGGGACCCGAGTATGGCACAACCGAGGCGGCGTGGAAGGGCGTCCTAGTAGAGTCCGACAGGCTCTGCGATCTTCATCTCAGGGTCAAAGAGAACCTCTGCAACGACATAGTTCAGCAAGTCAAGACGTGGCAGAAGGATACGTATCACAAG TCGATGATGACCCTGAAGGAGCGCAAGGAAATGGAGGACTCGTTTAAGAAGGCACAGAAACCATGGGCGAAACTTCTGCAGAAGGTCGAGAAGGCGAAGTCGGAGTATCACAACAGCTGTAAGACCGAGCGGACCGCGACGAACATGGAGAGGAACGCCTCGGCGGATAGTTCTCTTTCGCCGGATCAG ATGACAGATTGTGGATGTGGTGCATGGAGCCTCAGAATACCAAAAAACCTTAGGAATAATAAAATAGGCGACGTTCAGTTT GTAAAGAAAATGCAGGACCGAGTGCAAAAAACGAAGGAGGAGGTGCTAAAGGCGAAGGAGAAGTACGAGGCGGCCCTTCAAGAAATCAATCAGTACAATCCAAAGTACATGGAGGACATGACGCAGGTGTTCGAGAAGTGCCAGGAGATGGAGGCGCAGCGACTACAGTTCTTCAAAGAGGTTCTCTTCGGTATTCACAAGTGTCTGAACGTATCGCAGGACCCAGT GCTTCCACAAATATACGAGGAATTCTATCACACGATAAATAACGCCGACCACGAAAAAGACCTCAAATGGTGGTCTAATAACCACGGCGTCAATATGGCTATGAATTGGCCGCAGTTCGAA GACTACACAGAGGAGTTCCGCGAGATCACGAAGGGCTCGAAGTTGAAGGAAGCGCTCCCGGCAGGCTCCATCACTCTCATCAATCAACGCCCAGTCGGCGAGGATCTGCAT GAACTTCCACcggttaataataaatcaaaatctaAATCCGCCGGCCGAGTGATATCAGTGGACGGAAATCACGGAGATAGCAAAACGGACACCATAAGCTCCAACAAGCAGTCCCCGGAGAAAAACGAGACCGACAACGTCAGCAGGACTCCGACTATCAC TAACGGCACCAACGCCAAACAAGAGTCAAACCCGTTCGAAGAGGAGGAATGGGACGAGGACGGTGGTGAACCGTTGGTCGACAATGGGGAACCCGGTGTTCCCGTGCGAGCCTTGTACGATTACGAGGGAGCCGAAGCGGACGAGCTCAGTTTCAAGCAAG GAGACGTATTCGAGAAACTGGAAGACGAAGACGAACAAGGATGGTGTAAAGGAAGGAAGGACGGCAAAGTAGGCCTCTATCCGGCGAATTATGTAGGCTTGGTGTCGCCATAG